CAAACGGTACTTGGCGCCCTTGTGCATCAGCTTCAGCCCTTCGGAGAAGCCCGGCACGACCCCGCCGACCGGCAATGGAGTCGGCTGTTGCGACTTGTCGAACACCGTGCCATCGACCAGCCGTCCCTCGTAGTTCACGAGCGTCACGTCGGAGTTCGTCGGCGTCGTGCCCTTCAGATCGCCGGCCTTCAGCACCTGATACCGCAAGCCGGACGGCGTCGTGACGATGCCGGTATCACCCGCGCGCGCCAACGCCAGTCCCGCCACCAGCGCAATCAGCAACCCTGCAATCAACCACAGCACGTAGGCGCGCTTGACCGGCAGGATCGGAACGGCGGTGACAGTCGACATAGCGAGGCAACCTTGCTTGCGCGAGCCGGCAGCAGTCGCTGATCGGCGCAATGACGAAGACGTTAGTGCAACGGGGGCGTCGTGCCGCGGCGTCGCCAGTCGACGCGCCGCGGATGACGCAACGTCTTACCGTGCGCCGTCACGCTCCGCGCGCTTGCGATCAAGCTTGCGCGCACGCCGCACCGCCGCCGC
The genomic region above belongs to Sphingomonas phyllosphaerae 5.2 and contains:
- a CDS encoding FKBP-type peptidyl-prolyl cis-trans isomerase, whose product is MSTVTAVPILPVKRAYVLWLIAGLLIALVAGLALARAGDTGIVTTPSGLRYQVLKAGDLKGTTPTNSDVTLVNYEGRLVDGTVFDKSQQPTPLPVGGVVPGFSEGLKLMHKGAKYRLWIKPELGYGERAAGPIPPNSTLVFDVELQDFIPETTLRQLQMQQNLMGGMNGGGAPGGMPGGPGGMPGAGGPGGPAGPDGVPGGR